The following proteins are co-located in the Athene noctua chromosome 16, bAthNoc1.hap1.1, whole genome shotgun sequence genome:
- the LOC141967098 gene encoding E3 ubiquitin-protein ligase RNF182-like yields the protein MAQQDGEQVPQTTAPAAPELECKICYSRYDARARRPKLLRCGHRLCTKCLRKMVALGDASPHQLRCPFCRRHSPVPGGDVQRLQDDGEVLALLVGRERAKKRGPPRSPEVLLCPSVLEPASGPDCLVVTILEVPEDVAPPEGLGGLEVVRLYRPASLGALPCHGPGQKCRSWGWRAIPRFILGVLCLLYFSSLPFGIYLLLIEHHSLGIVLVSLVPSTLLLCIVYSLCQCLCREVFGFPHS from the coding sequence ATGGCCCAGCAGGATGGCGAGCAGGTGCCTCAGACGACGGCCCCCGCGGCCCCCGAGCTGGAGTGCAAGATCTGCTACAGCCGCTATGACGCCCGCGCCCGCAGACCCAAACTGCTCCGCTGCGGCCACCGCCTCTGCACCAAGTGCCTGCGCAAGATGGTGGCACTGGGGGACGCGTCACCccaccagctccgctgccctttcTGCCGCCGGCACAGCCCGGTGCCCGGAGGGGACGTGCAGCGGCTGCAGGATGACGGTGAGGTGCTGGCGCTGCTGGTAGGCCGCGAGCGTGCCAAGAAGCGGGGTCCCCCCCGGTCTCCCGAAGTCCTCCTCTGCCCCAGCGTGCTGGAGCCCGCATCCGGCCCCGACTGTCTGGTTGTCACCATCCTGGAGGTGCCGGAGGACGTGGCCCCGCCGGAGGGCCTGGGCGGGCTGGAGGTGGTGCGGCTGTACCGCCCTGCCAGCCTGGGCGCGCTGCCCTGCCACGGCCCCGGGCAGAAGTGCCGCTCCTGGGGGTGGCGAGCCATCCCCCGCTTCATCCTGGGCGTCCTCTGCCTCCTCTACTTCAGCTCCCTGCCCTTTGGCATCTACCTCCTGCTCATCGAGCACCACAGCCTGGGCATCGTCCTGGTCAGCCTCGTgccctccaccctcctcctctGCATTGTCTACAGCCTCTGCCAGTGTCTGTGCCGGGAGGTCTTTGGGTTCCCCCACTCCTGA
- the LOC141967050 gene encoding uncharacterized protein LOC141967050, producing MAAPRGEGSPGREPGACGGPWGALRGPPQALLPCACPCPVLAGYSLLPPLLAPSVSPPYEVPPALLPSAALCPPCCRLPLPAEPGRAKAVAARESTGALKAWLAQHPRNPYPSKGEKVMLAVVSRMSLTQVSTWFANARRRLKKENKAGWAPRGASDSEDSEGEGTLPAAPPGRDPSPVQDGCGDSPRAGPGPGQGKQPQKSKIWSVAAMLASPPGEGGSPPGVLEQA from the exons atGGCAGCTCCTCGGGGCGAGGGGAGCCCAGGCCGAGAGCCAGGGGCCTGCGGAGGGCCCTGGGGAGCCCTGCGGGGGCCCCCCCAAGCCCTGCTGCCCtgtgcctgcccctgccccgtgCTGGCCGGCTACAGTCTGCTGCCGCCCCTCCTGGCGCCCTCG GTCTCGCCACCCTACGAGGTGCCGCCGGCGCTGCTGCCCAGCGCCGCGCTCTGCCCGCCCTGCTGCCGGCTGCCCCTGCCTGCGGAGCCGGGGCGGGCAAAGGCGGTGGCGGCGCGGGAGAGCACCGGGGCGCTGAAGGCCTGGCTGGCGCAGCACCCCAGGAACCCCTACCCCAGCAAGGGCGAGAAGGTGATGCTGGCCGTGGTCAGCAGGATGAGCCTCACCCAGGTCTCCACGTGGTTTGCCAACGCCCGCCGGCGCCTCAAGAAGGAGAACAAGGCGGGCTGGGCCCCGCGCGGCGCCTCGGACAGCGAGGACAGCGAGGGCGAGGGGaccctgcctgctgccccccccggccgTGACCCCAGCCCCGTGCAGGATGGGTGCGGGGacagccccagggcagggccaGGCCCTGGGCAGGGCAAGCAGCCCCAGAAATCCAAGATCTGGAGCGTGGCAGCGATGTTGGCGTCTCCCCCTGGTGAGGGCGGCTCCCCCCCGGGGGTGCTGGAGCAGGCGtag
- the ZNF335 gene encoding zinc finger protein 335 isoform X1, with protein MAAVASPRRSSLGGPGRAGMEENAVESSSDAAPQAAREEPSESGLGVGTSEAVSADSSDAASAPGPLSRADDSGVGQSSDSSGVSLEEVSESSSSTDAVPRIYLPDSSSIAQSTLVSSVSTVSQSIMVSESPQVLVHSSVITDGATIVSDSTASTSSDLGSAIDKIIESTIGPDIIQSCIAVTSAEDGGAETTQYLILQGPDDGAPMVSQMATSALANSLAIEGVADGPTSTCLEQPGPSDPSEQLEVLELPARPDQAQEADGGELVDQPDMETLEEMMEVVVVQQFKCKMCQYKSVSKKTLINHMKERHFQPAGSALALKKGRLRKAGSAPKAAEEEAPEEEEEDDIMDAGAIDDPEEDSDYNPAEDEPRGRQPKYSRTVPTSSEERPRRRPGRPRKFPRLEDTPQDVPEGGEEEPLLTSQSTPSPELQNSEAASSSGLENGTGESLAEPGISQSDSENKDPSSNTGPEEADLVPRRRGRPSRRFLGKKYRKYMGRRYYYKSPKPLMRPYLCRICGSRFLTHDDLRFHVNSHEANDPQLFKCLQCSYRSRRWSSLKEHMFNHVGSKPYKCEECNYTSVYKKDVIRHSTVHSRDRKKRADPPPKLNSFPCPVCNRIYPMQKRLTQHMKTHSTEKPHMCDKCGKSFKKRYTFKMHLLTHIQAIANRRFKCEFCDYVCEDKKVLLNHQLSHMNDKPYKCNFCKYSTFREDFLVSHMAVKHTGGKPFACEFCHFTTKHKKNLRLHVHCRHADSFEEWAQRHPEEPPCRRRPFFTLQQIEELKQQHSQVQAPAEPEASPPAPLGPVAYQAVQAVAGAEPPVLSQESLGGATIIYEQAVAGSAELATQTALDLLLNMSAQRELAAGSLQVAVVKQEESGEAQAACEPQAQEEGAEADSEEQQEQKLVTLHMAEPGETLVQEAYEEATLGGSELQQITIPFGATTEYSIITPISEEIQAPGTLYSEESPAESSHAVVVSEAVMTEEALKDHNNHYIMSSGVPGSQFPHIEPLSGDAAFPTPAEGQETQPTSVKWPLVQCVTRQLQKDSSLSPDSEGREISSPKVKWPALQGMAKKLSCKVSTAKKLSCKISTAKKFSCKICTAMFTGRAEMESHKRAHIGPSTFKCPDCPFTAALWPEVRSHMVQHASLRPHKCTHCSFASKNKKDLRRHMLTHTNEKPFACQICGQRFNRNGHLKFHMQRLHSSEGKRPGPPAAAAPQTIILNSDEDTLATLQTALQSGQAVLAPERLQQALGQEHIIVAQEQSVASQEEAAYIQEITTADGQTVQHLVTSDNQVQYIIAQDGVQHLLPHEYVVVPEGHHIQVQDGQITHIQYEQGSQFLQEPQIQYMPVSPEQQLVTQAQLEAAAHSAVSAVADAAMAQAQGVFTAEATAEQLQQLQQGIHYDVITLAD; from the exons CATCACTGATGGAGCCACGATCGTGTCAGACTCCACCGCGTCCACTTCCTCGGACCTTGGTTCTGCCATCGACAAAATCATCGAGTCCACGATTGGGCCTGACATCATCCAGA gCTGCATCGCTGTGACCAGTGCGGAGGATGGCGGGGCAGAGACCACGCAGTACCTCATTCTGCAGGGGCCCGATGACG GTGCCCCCATGGTGTCCCAGATGGCCACTTCTGCTCTGGCCAACAGCTTGGCGATAGAAGGTGTCGCGGATGGGCCTACCTCCACATGCCTCGAGCAGCCCGGCCCTTCGGACCCTTCCGAGCAgctggaagtgctggagctgcCCGCACGGCCGGATCAGGCCCAGGAGGCGGATGGTGGGGAGTTGGTAGACCAGCCAGACATGGAGACCCTGGAAGAGAtgatggaggtggtggtggtgcagcagTTCAAGTGCAAGATGTGTCAGTACAAGAGCGTCTCCAAGAAAACGCTGATTAACCACATGAAAGAGCGGCACTTCCAGCCAG CGGGTTCAGCTCTGGCTTTGAAGAAAGGACGTCTGCGAAAGGCGGGATCTGCTCCAAAGGCTGCGGAGGAGGAGGCcccagaagaagaagaagaagatgatATCATGGATGCTGGTGCTATTGATGATCCTGAAG AGGACAGTGACTATAACCCAGCTGAGGATGAGCCCCGTGGGCGACAGCCCAAGTACAGCCGCACTGTCCCCACATCCAGCGAGGAGAGGCCACGTCGGCGCCCGGGAAGGCCCCGCAAGTTTCCTCGTCTGGAGGACACGCCCCAGGACGTGCCTGAAG gaggggaggaggagcccttgctgacgTCCCAGAGCACGCCGAGCCCCGAGCTGCAAAACTCAGAAGCAGCCAGTTCCTCTGGCCTGGAGAACGGGACCGGTGAGAGCCTGGCGGAGCCCGGCATCAGCCAGTCCGACTCCGAGAACAAGGACCCTTCCTCCAACACCGGCCCCGAGGAGGCAGACCTCGTCCCCAGGAGGCGAGGGCGGCCCTCCCGCCGCTTCCTGGGCAAGAAATACCGCAAGTACATGGGGCGCAG gtacTACTACAAGTCGCCCAAGCCCCTGATGAGGCCCTACCTGTGTCGGATCTGCGGCTCGCGGTTCCTCACGCACGACGATCTGCGTTTCCATGTTAACTCGCACGAGGCCAATGACCCGCAGCTCTTCAAGTGTCTCCAGTGCAGCTACCGCTCCCGCCGATGGTCCTCCCTCAAG GAGCACATGTTCAACCACGTGGGCAGCAAGCCCTACAAGTGCGAGGAGTGCAATTACACCAGCGTGTACAAGAAGGACGTCATCCGGCACTCCACCGTGCACAGCCGGGACAG gaaaaagagaGCTGATCCG CCCCCAAAGCTGAACTCCTTCCCGTGCCCCGTATGCAACCGTATCTACCCCATGCAGAAGAGGCTTACCCAGCACATGAAGACACACAGCACGGAGAAGCCGCACATGTGTGACAAG TGTGGGAAGTCCTTTAAGAAGCGTTACACCTTCAAGATGCACCTGCTGACGCACATCCAGGCCATCGCCAACCGCAG GTTCAAGTGTGAGTTCTGTGACTACGTCTGTGAGGACAAAAAGGTGCTGCTGAACCACCAGCTGTCACACATGAACGACAAACCCTACAAGTGCAACTTCTGCAAGTACTCCACCTTCCGCGAGGACTTCCTGGTCTCGCACATGGCTGTCAAGCACACGG GGGGGAAGCCGTTCGCTTGCGAGTTCTGTCACTTCACCACCAAGCACAAGAAGAACCTGCGCCTCCACGTGCACTGCCGCCACGCCGACTCCTTCGAGGAGTGGGCCCAGAGGCACCCCGAGGagccgccctgccgccgccgccccttcTTCACCCTGCAGCAGATCGAGGagctgaagcagcagcacagccaggtgCAAGCCCCAGCGGAGCCAGAGGCCAGTCCGCCG GCACCTCTCGGCCCCGTCGCCTACCAGGCGGTGCAGGCCGTggcgggggcagagccccccgTCCTCTCGCAGGAGTCCCTGGGAGGGGCCACCATCATTTATGAACAAG CTGTGGCCGGGTCGGCGGAACTGGCCACGCAGACGGCCCTGGACCTGCTGCTCAACATGAGCGCGCAGCGCGAGCTGGCCGCGGGCTCGCTGCAG GTGGCAGTGGTGAAGCAGGAGGAGTCGGGAGAGGCGCAGGCCGCCTGTGAGCCGCAGGCgcaggaggagggggcagaggcggactctgaggagcagcaggagcagaaatTGGTGACGCTGCACATGGCAGAGCCTGGGGAGACGCTGGTGCAGGAGGCTTACGAGGAGGCAACCTTGGGGGGCTCGGAGCTGCAGCAGATCACGATCCCCTTCGGTGCGACAACGGAGTACAGCATCATCACTCCCATCAGCGAGGAGATTCAGGCTCCCGGCACGCTGTACAG CGAGGAGAGCCCCGCGGAGAGCTCCCACGCTGTCGTGGTGAGCGAAGCTGTGATGACAGAGGAGGCTCTGAAGGACCACAACAATCACTATATCATGTCATCTGGCGTCCCGGGGAGCCAGTTCCCGCACATCGAG CCCCTCAGCGGGGACGCTGCCTTCCCCACGCCTGCGGAGGGCCAGGAGACCCAGCCCACCAGCGTCAAGTGGCCCCTGGTGCAGTGTGTCACCAGGCAGCTCCAGAAGGACTCGTCTTTATCCCCAGACTCCGAGGGGCGGGAAATCTCATCCCCCAAGGTCAAGTGGCCTGCACTGCAAGGCATGGCCAAGAAGCTCTCCTGCAAGGTTTCCACAGCCAAGAAGCTCTCCTGCAAGATTTCCACAGCCAAAAAGTTTTCATGCAAGATTTGCACAGCCATGTTCACAGGGAGAGCAGAGATGGAGAGTCACAAGAGAGCCCACATTGGGCCCAGCACCTTCAAGTGTCCCGACTGTCCCTTCACTGCAGCCCTCTGGCCGGAGGTCCGG AGCCACATGGTCCAGCACGCCAGCCTTCGGCCTCACAAGTGCACCCACTGCAGCTTCGCCTCCAAGAACAAGAAGGACCTGCGCAGGCACATGCTGACTCACACCAACGAGAAGCCCTTTGCCTGCCAGATCTGTGGGCAGAG GTTCAACCGTAACGGGCACCTCAAGTTCCACATGCAGCGTTTGCACAGCTCGGAGGGGAAGAGGCCAGGGCCGCCTGCAGCTGCTGCGCCACAGACCATCATCCTCAACAGCGACGAGGACACACTGGCCACCCTGCAGA CGGCTCTGCAGTCCGGGCAGGCGGTGCTGGCCCCCGAGCGGCTGCAGCAGGCTCTGGGGCAGGAGCACATCATCGTTGCGCAGGAGCAGAGCGTCGCCAGCCAG GAGGAGGCTGCCTACATCCAGGAGATCACGACTGCCGACGGACAGACAGTACAGCACTTAGTGACCTCCGACAACCAG GTTCAGTACATCATCGCCCAGGATGGTGTGCAGCACTTGCTTCCCCACGAGTATGTTGTCGTCCCGGAGGGACACCACATCCAG GTCCAGGATGGTCAGATCACCCACATCCAGTACGAGCAGGGCAGCCAGTTCCTCCAGGAGCCGCAG ATCCAGTACATGCCTGTCTCGCCCGAGCAACAGCTCGTCACCCAGGCGCAGCTGGAAGCCGCGGCGCACTCGGCAGTCTCAG CGGTGGCCGACGCCGCCATGGCCCAGGCGCAGGGCGTCTTCACCGCCGAGGCCACGGccgagcagctgcagcagctgcagcaggggATCCACTACGACGTCATCACGCTGGCCGACTAG
- the ZNF335 gene encoding zinc finger protein 335 isoform X2 has product MAAVASPRRSSLGGPGRAGMEENAVESSSDAAPQAAREEPSESGLGVGTSEAVSADSSDAASAPGPLSRADDSGVGQSSDSSGVSLEEVSESSSSTDAVPRIYLPDSSSIAQSTLVSSVSTVSQSIMVSESPQVLVHSSVITDGATIVSDSTASTSSDLGSAIDKIIESTIGPDIIQSCIAVTSAEDGGAETTQYLILQGPDDGAPMVSQMATSALANSLAIEGVADGPTSTCLEQPGPSDPSEQLEVLELPARPDQAQEADGGELVDQPDMETLEEMMEVVVVQQFKCKMCQYKSVSKKTLINHMKERHFQPAGSALALKKGRLRKAGSAPKAAEEEAPEEEEEDDIMDAGAIDDPEEDSDYNPAEDEPRGRQPKYSRTVPTSSEERPRRRPGRPRKFPRLEDTPQDVPEGGEEEPLLTSQSTPSPELQNSEAASSSGLENGTGESLAEPGISQSDSENKDPSSNTGPEEADLVPRRRGRPSRRFLGKKYRKYMGRRYYYKSPKPLMRPYLCRICGSRFLTHDDLRFHVNSHEANDPQLFKCLQCSYRSRRWSSLKEHMFNHVGSKPYKCEECNYTSVYKKDVIRHSTVHSRDRKKRADPPPKLNSFPCPVCNRIYPMQKRLTQHMKTHSTEKPHMCDKCGKSFKKRYTFKMHLLTHIQAIANRRFKCEFCDYVCEDKKVLLNHQLSHMNDKPYKCNFCKYSTFREDFLVSHMAVKHTGGKPFACEFCHFTTKHKKNLRLHVHCRHADSFEEWAQRHPEEPPCRRRPFFTLQQIEELKQQHSQVQAPAEPEASPPAVQAVAGAEPPVLSQESLGGATIIYEQAVAGSAELATQTALDLLLNMSAQRELAAGSLQVAVVKQEESGEAQAACEPQAQEEGAEADSEEQQEQKLVTLHMAEPGETLVQEAYEEATLGGSELQQITIPFGATTEYSIITPISEEIQAPGTLYSEESPAESSHAVVVSEAVMTEEALKDHNNHYIMSSGVPGSQFPHIEPLSGDAAFPTPAEGQETQPTSVKWPLVQCVTRQLQKDSSLSPDSEGREISSPKVKWPALQGMAKKLSCKVSTAKKLSCKISTAKKFSCKICTAMFTGRAEMESHKRAHIGPSTFKCPDCPFTAALWPEVRSHMVQHASLRPHKCTHCSFASKNKKDLRRHMLTHTNEKPFACQICGQRFNRNGHLKFHMQRLHSSEGKRPGPPAAAAPQTIILNSDEDTLATLQTALQSGQAVLAPERLQQALGQEHIIVAQEQSVASQEEAAYIQEITTADGQTVQHLVTSDNQVQYIIAQDGVQHLLPHEYVVVPEGHHIQVQDGQITHIQYEQGSQFLQEPQIQYMPVSPEQQLVTQAQLEAAAHSAVSAVADAAMAQAQGVFTAEATAEQLQQLQQGIHYDVITLAD; this is encoded by the exons CATCACTGATGGAGCCACGATCGTGTCAGACTCCACCGCGTCCACTTCCTCGGACCTTGGTTCTGCCATCGACAAAATCATCGAGTCCACGATTGGGCCTGACATCATCCAGA gCTGCATCGCTGTGACCAGTGCGGAGGATGGCGGGGCAGAGACCACGCAGTACCTCATTCTGCAGGGGCCCGATGACG GTGCCCCCATGGTGTCCCAGATGGCCACTTCTGCTCTGGCCAACAGCTTGGCGATAGAAGGTGTCGCGGATGGGCCTACCTCCACATGCCTCGAGCAGCCCGGCCCTTCGGACCCTTCCGAGCAgctggaagtgctggagctgcCCGCACGGCCGGATCAGGCCCAGGAGGCGGATGGTGGGGAGTTGGTAGACCAGCCAGACATGGAGACCCTGGAAGAGAtgatggaggtggtggtggtgcagcagTTCAAGTGCAAGATGTGTCAGTACAAGAGCGTCTCCAAGAAAACGCTGATTAACCACATGAAAGAGCGGCACTTCCAGCCAG CGGGTTCAGCTCTGGCTTTGAAGAAAGGACGTCTGCGAAAGGCGGGATCTGCTCCAAAGGCTGCGGAGGAGGAGGCcccagaagaagaagaagaagatgatATCATGGATGCTGGTGCTATTGATGATCCTGAAG AGGACAGTGACTATAACCCAGCTGAGGATGAGCCCCGTGGGCGACAGCCCAAGTACAGCCGCACTGTCCCCACATCCAGCGAGGAGAGGCCACGTCGGCGCCCGGGAAGGCCCCGCAAGTTTCCTCGTCTGGAGGACACGCCCCAGGACGTGCCTGAAG gaggggaggaggagcccttgctgacgTCCCAGAGCACGCCGAGCCCCGAGCTGCAAAACTCAGAAGCAGCCAGTTCCTCTGGCCTGGAGAACGGGACCGGTGAGAGCCTGGCGGAGCCCGGCATCAGCCAGTCCGACTCCGAGAACAAGGACCCTTCCTCCAACACCGGCCCCGAGGAGGCAGACCTCGTCCCCAGGAGGCGAGGGCGGCCCTCCCGCCGCTTCCTGGGCAAGAAATACCGCAAGTACATGGGGCGCAG gtacTACTACAAGTCGCCCAAGCCCCTGATGAGGCCCTACCTGTGTCGGATCTGCGGCTCGCGGTTCCTCACGCACGACGATCTGCGTTTCCATGTTAACTCGCACGAGGCCAATGACCCGCAGCTCTTCAAGTGTCTCCAGTGCAGCTACCGCTCCCGCCGATGGTCCTCCCTCAAG GAGCACATGTTCAACCACGTGGGCAGCAAGCCCTACAAGTGCGAGGAGTGCAATTACACCAGCGTGTACAAGAAGGACGTCATCCGGCACTCCACCGTGCACAGCCGGGACAG gaaaaagagaGCTGATCCG CCCCCAAAGCTGAACTCCTTCCCGTGCCCCGTATGCAACCGTATCTACCCCATGCAGAAGAGGCTTACCCAGCACATGAAGACACACAGCACGGAGAAGCCGCACATGTGTGACAAG TGTGGGAAGTCCTTTAAGAAGCGTTACACCTTCAAGATGCACCTGCTGACGCACATCCAGGCCATCGCCAACCGCAG GTTCAAGTGTGAGTTCTGTGACTACGTCTGTGAGGACAAAAAGGTGCTGCTGAACCACCAGCTGTCACACATGAACGACAAACCCTACAAGTGCAACTTCTGCAAGTACTCCACCTTCCGCGAGGACTTCCTGGTCTCGCACATGGCTGTCAAGCACACGG GGGGGAAGCCGTTCGCTTGCGAGTTCTGTCACTTCACCACCAAGCACAAGAAGAACCTGCGCCTCCACGTGCACTGCCGCCACGCCGACTCCTTCGAGGAGTGGGCCCAGAGGCACCCCGAGGagccgccctgccgccgccgccccttcTTCACCCTGCAGCAGATCGAGGagctgaagcagcagcacagccaggtgCAAGCCCCAGCGGAGCCAGAGGCCAGTCCGCCG GCGGTGCAGGCCGTggcgggggcagagccccccgTCCTCTCGCAGGAGTCCCTGGGAGGGGCCACCATCATTTATGAACAAG CTGTGGCCGGGTCGGCGGAACTGGCCACGCAGACGGCCCTGGACCTGCTGCTCAACATGAGCGCGCAGCGCGAGCTGGCCGCGGGCTCGCTGCAG GTGGCAGTGGTGAAGCAGGAGGAGTCGGGAGAGGCGCAGGCCGCCTGTGAGCCGCAGGCgcaggaggagggggcagaggcggactctgaggagcagcaggagcagaaatTGGTGACGCTGCACATGGCAGAGCCTGGGGAGACGCTGGTGCAGGAGGCTTACGAGGAGGCAACCTTGGGGGGCTCGGAGCTGCAGCAGATCACGATCCCCTTCGGTGCGACAACGGAGTACAGCATCATCACTCCCATCAGCGAGGAGATTCAGGCTCCCGGCACGCTGTACAG CGAGGAGAGCCCCGCGGAGAGCTCCCACGCTGTCGTGGTGAGCGAAGCTGTGATGACAGAGGAGGCTCTGAAGGACCACAACAATCACTATATCATGTCATCTGGCGTCCCGGGGAGCCAGTTCCCGCACATCGAG CCCCTCAGCGGGGACGCTGCCTTCCCCACGCCTGCGGAGGGCCAGGAGACCCAGCCCACCAGCGTCAAGTGGCCCCTGGTGCAGTGTGTCACCAGGCAGCTCCAGAAGGACTCGTCTTTATCCCCAGACTCCGAGGGGCGGGAAATCTCATCCCCCAAGGTCAAGTGGCCTGCACTGCAAGGCATGGCCAAGAAGCTCTCCTGCAAGGTTTCCACAGCCAAGAAGCTCTCCTGCAAGATTTCCACAGCCAAAAAGTTTTCATGCAAGATTTGCACAGCCATGTTCACAGGGAGAGCAGAGATGGAGAGTCACAAGAGAGCCCACATTGGGCCCAGCACCTTCAAGTGTCCCGACTGTCCCTTCACTGCAGCCCTCTGGCCGGAGGTCCGG AGCCACATGGTCCAGCACGCCAGCCTTCGGCCTCACAAGTGCACCCACTGCAGCTTCGCCTCCAAGAACAAGAAGGACCTGCGCAGGCACATGCTGACTCACACCAACGAGAAGCCCTTTGCCTGCCAGATCTGTGGGCAGAG GTTCAACCGTAACGGGCACCTCAAGTTCCACATGCAGCGTTTGCACAGCTCGGAGGGGAAGAGGCCAGGGCCGCCTGCAGCTGCTGCGCCACAGACCATCATCCTCAACAGCGACGAGGACACACTGGCCACCCTGCAGA CGGCTCTGCAGTCCGGGCAGGCGGTGCTGGCCCCCGAGCGGCTGCAGCAGGCTCTGGGGCAGGAGCACATCATCGTTGCGCAGGAGCAGAGCGTCGCCAGCCAG GAGGAGGCTGCCTACATCCAGGAGATCACGACTGCCGACGGACAGACAGTACAGCACTTAGTGACCTCCGACAACCAG GTTCAGTACATCATCGCCCAGGATGGTGTGCAGCACTTGCTTCCCCACGAGTATGTTGTCGTCCCGGAGGGACACCACATCCAG GTCCAGGATGGTCAGATCACCCACATCCAGTACGAGCAGGGCAGCCAGTTCCTCCAGGAGCCGCAG ATCCAGTACATGCCTGTCTCGCCCGAGCAACAGCTCGTCACCCAGGCGCAGCTGGAAGCCGCGGCGCACTCGGCAGTCTCAG CGGTGGCCGACGCCGCCATGGCCCAGGCGCAGGGCGTCTTCACCGCCGAGGCCACGGccgagcagctgcagcagctgcagcaggggATCCACTACGACGTCATCACGCTGGCCGACTAG